In Tachysurus fulvidraco isolate hzauxx_2018 chromosome 1, HZAU_PFXX_2.0, whole genome shotgun sequence, a single window of DNA contains:
- the sppl2 gene encoding signal peptide peptidase-like 2 isoform X4, whose product MRCLLSLICAALLITQVLGEYGVAHFSDLGESRGKDYCIHFNSHWTPLPQQLQTTRFRDRKQVVLYSPRDPLVDCSVLVIFLMAVGTVAGGGYWSGVQEIKRRMKEEQSGEREETREETVTMTPVQIALWVGMCCLVLVLLYMYYDYLVYFFIWIFCLTSSVGLYQTLWLLVCRLPVGKCRVPENKLPYLKQRPEVRMLLLGVVCVSVSITWGVFRNDDRWAWVLQDTMGMACCLYMMKILTLPSFRACTLLLVSLLVYDVFFVFITPYITKSGESIMVEVGGGPSDSSSQEKLPMVLKVPYLNFSAVVLCNRPFLLLGLGDICIPGLLIAYCHRVDVLLHSSRVYFLVSTVGYSVGLVLSFACALLMRAAQPALLYLVPCTLLCSLVVALWRSELKLFWNGVVSLPSPVSMATVTQTLTSTNQEPEECDVTNQDEASPPATEEHPQRTEETVSEVH is encoded by the exons ATGAGGTGTTTATTATCGCTGATCTGCGCTGCTCTTCTCATcacacag GTTTTAGGAGAATACGGTGTGGCTCATTTCAGTGATTTGGGAGAAAGCAGAGGGAAAGATTACTGCATCCATTTTAACTCCCACTGGACTCCCTTACCTCAACAGCTCCAGACCACG cgCTTCAGAGACAGAAAGCAGGTGGTGCTGTACTCTCCTCGTGATCCGCTGGTGGACTGCAGCGTGTTGGTGATTTTCCTCATGGCTGTGGGGACAGTAGCAGGAGGAGGATACTGGAGCGGTGTCCAAGAGATAAAACG ACGGATGAAGGAGGAGCAGAgcggagagagggaggagacgAGAGAGGAGACGGTAACCATGACTCCTGTCCAGATCGCCCTGTGGGTGGGGATGTGTTGCCTCGTGCTGGTGTTGCTCTACATGTACTACGATTATCTGG TGTACTTCTTCATCTGGATTTTCTGTCTCACCTCCTCCGTGGGTCTGTACCAGACTCTCTGGCTTTTGGTCTGCAGACTTCCTGTGGGAAAGTGCAG GGTTCCTGAGAACAAGCTGCCTTACTTAAAACAGAGGCCGGAGGTGCGGATGCTGTTgctgggtgtggtgtgtgtgagtgtgagcatcACCTGGGGTGTGTTCCGCAATGATGACCg gtgggCGTGGGTGCTGCAGGACACAATGGGCATGGCTTGCTGTCTCTACATGATGAAAATACTCACACTGCCCAGCTTCAGA GCATGCACACTGCTGCTTGTGTCTCTGTTAGTGTATGACGTCTTCTTCGTCTTTATCACACCTTACATCACTAag agtgggGAGAGCATCATGGTTGAAGTAGGTGGAGGTCCTTCTGATTCATCCTCACAGGAGAAG CTCCCGATGGTTCTGAAGGTTCCTTACCTGAACTTTTCTGCTGTGGTTCTGTGCAATCGTCCGTTTTTACTGCTGGGTTTAGGAGACATTTGTATTCCTG GTCTGCTCATAGCTTACTGCCACAGGGTGGATGTTCTTCTACACTCATCTCGGGTTTACTTCCTGGTCTCCACTGTGg ggtacAGTGTGGGTCTGGTCCTCAGCTTTGCGTGTGCATTACTGATGCGGGCGGCTCAGCCGGCTCTCCTCTACCTGGTGCCGTGTACTCTGCTGTGCAGCCTGGTGGTGGCGCTGTGGCGCTCCGAACTCAAACTCTTCTGGAACGGGGTTGTGTCTCTG CCTTCTcctgtctccatggcaaccgTCACTCAAACACTAACCTCCACCAACCAGGAGCCAGAAGAATGTGATGTGACCAATCAGGATGAAGCCTCGCCTCCAGCTACAGAGGAACATCCTCAGAGGACAGAAGAGACAGTCAGTGAAGTTCACTGA
- the sppl2 gene encoding signal peptide peptidase-like 2 isoform X1 → MRCLLSLICAALLITQVLGEYGVAHFSDLGESRGKDYCIHFNSHWTPLPQQLQTTSAVEVYDLTPSVLCSDSDIMDGRFPDCVVMVMRGNCTFYEKVRLAQNNGAKGLLIVSKEWLIPPQRNTSQYDEINVPLALISYTDMLDIHMRFRDRKQVVLYSPRDPLVDCSVLVIFLMAVGTVAGGGYWSGVQEIKRRMKEEQSGEREETREETVTMTPVQIALWVGMCCLVLVLLYMYYDYLVYFFIWIFCLTSSVGLYQTLWLLVCRLPVGKCRVPENKLPYLKQRPEVRMLLLGVVCVSVSITWGVFRNDDRWAWVLQDTMGMACCLYMMKILTLPSFRACTLLLVSLLVYDVFFVFITPYITKSGESIMVEVGGGPSDSSSQEKLPMVLKVPYLNFSAVVLCNRPFLLLGLGDICIPGLLIAYCHRVDVLLHSSRVYFLVSTVGYSVGLVLSFACALLMRAAQPALLYLVPCTLLCSLVVALWRSELKLFWNGVVSLPSPVSMATVTQTLTSTNQEPEECDVTNQDEASPPATEEHPQRTEETVSEVH, encoded by the exons ATGAGGTGTTTATTATCGCTGATCTGCGCTGCTCTTCTCATcacacag GTTTTAGGAGAATACGGTGTGGCTCATTTCAGTGATTTGGGAGAAAGCAGAGGGAAAGATTACTGCATCCATTTTAACTCCCACTGGACTCCCTTACCTCAACAGCTCCAGACCACG TCCGCAGTGGAGGTGTATGATCTGACCCCGTCTGTGCTTTGCTCCGACTCCGACATCATGGATGGCAGGTTTCCTGACtgtgttgtcatggtgatgCGTGGGaattgcacattttatgaaAAAGTACGTTTGGCCCAAAACAACGGTGCAAAAGGCCTCCTGATCGTCAGCAAAGAATGGCTG ATTCCTCCACAGAGGAATACATCTCAGTACGACGAGATCAACGTTCCGCTTGCTTTAATTAGTTACACTGACATGCTGGACATCCACATG cgCTTCAGAGACAGAAAGCAGGTGGTGCTGTACTCTCCTCGTGATCCGCTGGTGGACTGCAGCGTGTTGGTGATTTTCCTCATGGCTGTGGGGACAGTAGCAGGAGGAGGATACTGGAGCGGTGTCCAAGAGATAAAACG ACGGATGAAGGAGGAGCAGAgcggagagagggaggagacgAGAGAGGAGACGGTAACCATGACTCCTGTCCAGATCGCCCTGTGGGTGGGGATGTGTTGCCTCGTGCTGGTGTTGCTCTACATGTACTACGATTATCTGG TGTACTTCTTCATCTGGATTTTCTGTCTCACCTCCTCCGTGGGTCTGTACCAGACTCTCTGGCTTTTGGTCTGCAGACTTCCTGTGGGAAAGTGCAG GGTTCCTGAGAACAAGCTGCCTTACTTAAAACAGAGGCCGGAGGTGCGGATGCTGTTgctgggtgtggtgtgtgtgagtgtgagcatcACCTGGGGTGTGTTCCGCAATGATGACCg gtgggCGTGGGTGCTGCAGGACACAATGGGCATGGCTTGCTGTCTCTACATGATGAAAATACTCACACTGCCCAGCTTCAGA GCATGCACACTGCTGCTTGTGTCTCTGTTAGTGTATGACGTCTTCTTCGTCTTTATCACACCTTACATCACTAag agtgggGAGAGCATCATGGTTGAAGTAGGTGGAGGTCCTTCTGATTCATCCTCACAGGAGAAG CTCCCGATGGTTCTGAAGGTTCCTTACCTGAACTTTTCTGCTGTGGTTCTGTGCAATCGTCCGTTTTTACTGCTGGGTTTAGGAGACATTTGTATTCCTG GTCTGCTCATAGCTTACTGCCACAGGGTGGATGTTCTTCTACACTCATCTCGGGTTTACTTCCTGGTCTCCACTGTGg ggtacAGTGTGGGTCTGGTCCTCAGCTTTGCGTGTGCATTACTGATGCGGGCGGCTCAGCCGGCTCTCCTCTACCTGGTGCCGTGTACTCTGCTGTGCAGCCTGGTGGTGGCGCTGTGGCGCTCCGAACTCAAACTCTTCTGGAACGGGGTTGTGTCTCTG CCTTCTcctgtctccatggcaaccgTCACTCAAACACTAACCTCCACCAACCAGGAGCCAGAAGAATGTGATGTGACCAATCAGGATGAAGCCTCGCCTCCAGCTACAGAGGAACATCCTCAGAGGACAGAAGAGACAGTCAGTGAAGTTCACTGA
- the sppl2 gene encoding signal peptide peptidase-like 2 isoform X3, whose amino-acid sequence MPCPQSAVEVYDLTPSVLCSDSDIMDGRFPDCVVMVMRGNCTFYEKVRLAQNNGAKGLLIVSKEWLIPPQRNTSQYDEINVPLALISYTDMLDIHMRFRDRKQVVLYSPRDPLVDCSVLVIFLMAVGTVAGGGYWSGVQEIKRRMKEEQSGEREETREETVTMTPVQIALWVGMCCLVLVLLYMYYDYLVYFFIWIFCLTSSVGLYQTLWLLVCRLPVGKCRVPENKLPYLKQRPEVRMLLLGVVCVSVSITWGVFRNDDRWAWVLQDTMGMACCLYMMKILTLPSFRACTLLLVSLLVYDVFFVFITPYITKSGESIMVEVGGGPSDSSSQEKLPMVLKVPYLNFSAVVLCNRPFLLLGLGDICIPGLLIAYCHRVDVLLHSSRVYFLVSTVGYSVGLVLSFACALLMRAAQPALLYLVPCTLLCSLVVALWRSELKLFWNGVVSLPSPVSMATVTQTLTSTNQEPEECDVTNQDEASPPATEEHPQRTEETVSEVH is encoded by the exons ATGCCGTGTCCTCAGTCCGCAGTGGAGGTGTATGATCTGACCCCGTCTGTGCTTTGCTCCGACTCCGACATCATGGATGGCAGGTTTCCTGACtgtgttgtcatggtgatgCGTGGGaattgcacattttatgaaAAAGTACGTTTGGCCCAAAACAACGGTGCAAAAGGCCTCCTGATCGTCAGCAAAGAATGGCTG ATTCCTCCACAGAGGAATACATCTCAGTACGACGAGATCAACGTTCCGCTTGCTTTAATTAGTTACACTGACATGCTGGACATCCACATG cgCTTCAGAGACAGAAAGCAGGTGGTGCTGTACTCTCCTCGTGATCCGCTGGTGGACTGCAGCGTGTTGGTGATTTTCCTCATGGCTGTGGGGACAGTAGCAGGAGGAGGATACTGGAGCGGTGTCCAAGAGATAAAACG ACGGATGAAGGAGGAGCAGAgcggagagagggaggagacgAGAGAGGAGACGGTAACCATGACTCCTGTCCAGATCGCCCTGTGGGTGGGGATGTGTTGCCTCGTGCTGGTGTTGCTCTACATGTACTACGATTATCTGG TGTACTTCTTCATCTGGATTTTCTGTCTCACCTCCTCCGTGGGTCTGTACCAGACTCTCTGGCTTTTGGTCTGCAGACTTCCTGTGGGAAAGTGCAG GGTTCCTGAGAACAAGCTGCCTTACTTAAAACAGAGGCCGGAGGTGCGGATGCTGTTgctgggtgtggtgtgtgtgagtgtgagcatcACCTGGGGTGTGTTCCGCAATGATGACCg gtgggCGTGGGTGCTGCAGGACACAATGGGCATGGCTTGCTGTCTCTACATGATGAAAATACTCACACTGCCCAGCTTCAGA GCATGCACACTGCTGCTTGTGTCTCTGTTAGTGTATGACGTCTTCTTCGTCTTTATCACACCTTACATCACTAag agtgggGAGAGCATCATGGTTGAAGTAGGTGGAGGTCCTTCTGATTCATCCTCACAGGAGAAG CTCCCGATGGTTCTGAAGGTTCCTTACCTGAACTTTTCTGCTGTGGTTCTGTGCAATCGTCCGTTTTTACTGCTGGGTTTAGGAGACATTTGTATTCCTG GTCTGCTCATAGCTTACTGCCACAGGGTGGATGTTCTTCTACACTCATCTCGGGTTTACTTCCTGGTCTCCACTGTGg ggtacAGTGTGGGTCTGGTCCTCAGCTTTGCGTGTGCATTACTGATGCGGGCGGCTCAGCCGGCTCTCCTCTACCTGGTGCCGTGTACTCTGCTGTGCAGCCTGGTGGTGGCGCTGTGGCGCTCCGAACTCAAACTCTTCTGGAACGGGGTTGTGTCTCTG CCTTCTcctgtctccatggcaaccgTCACTCAAACACTAACCTCCACCAACCAGGAGCCAGAAGAATGTGATGTGACCAATCAGGATGAAGCCTCGCCTCCAGCTACAGAGGAACATCCTCAGAGGACAGAAGAGACAGTCAGTGAAGTTCACTGA
- the sppl2 gene encoding signal peptide peptidase-like 2 isoform X2, producing the protein MRCLLSLICAALLITQVLGEYGVAHFSDLGESRGKDYCIHFNSHWTPLPQQLQTTSAVEVYDLTPSVLCSDSDIMDGRFPDCVVMVMRGNCTFYEKVRLAQNNGAKGLLIVSKEWLIPPQRNTSQYDEINVPLALISYTDMLDIHMRFRDRKQVVLYSPRDPLVDCSVLVIFLMAVGTVAGGGYWSGVQEIKRRMKEEQSGEREETREETVTMTPVQIALWVGMCCLVLVLLYMYYDYLVYFFIWIFCLTSSVGLYQTLWLLVCRLPVGKCRVPENKLPYLKQRPEVRMLLLGVVCVSVSITWGVFRNDDRWAWVLQDTMGMACCLYMMKILTLPSFRACTLLLVSLLVYDVFFVFITPYITKSGESIMVEVGGGPSDSSSQEKVRLISVRQTAPDGSEGSLPELFCCGSVQSSVFTAGFRRHLYSWSAHSLLPQGGCSSTLISGLLPGLHCGVQCGSGPQLCVCITDAGGSAGSPLPGAVYSAVQPGGGAVALRTQTLLERGCVSAFSCLHGNRHSNTNLHQPGARRM; encoded by the exons ATGAGGTGTTTATTATCGCTGATCTGCGCTGCTCTTCTCATcacacag GTTTTAGGAGAATACGGTGTGGCTCATTTCAGTGATTTGGGAGAAAGCAGAGGGAAAGATTACTGCATCCATTTTAACTCCCACTGGACTCCCTTACCTCAACAGCTCCAGACCACG TCCGCAGTGGAGGTGTATGATCTGACCCCGTCTGTGCTTTGCTCCGACTCCGACATCATGGATGGCAGGTTTCCTGACtgtgttgtcatggtgatgCGTGGGaattgcacattttatgaaAAAGTACGTTTGGCCCAAAACAACGGTGCAAAAGGCCTCCTGATCGTCAGCAAAGAATGGCTG ATTCCTCCACAGAGGAATACATCTCAGTACGACGAGATCAACGTTCCGCTTGCTTTAATTAGTTACACTGACATGCTGGACATCCACATG cgCTTCAGAGACAGAAAGCAGGTGGTGCTGTACTCTCCTCGTGATCCGCTGGTGGACTGCAGCGTGTTGGTGATTTTCCTCATGGCTGTGGGGACAGTAGCAGGAGGAGGATACTGGAGCGGTGTCCAAGAGATAAAACG ACGGATGAAGGAGGAGCAGAgcggagagagggaggagacgAGAGAGGAGACGGTAACCATGACTCCTGTCCAGATCGCCCTGTGGGTGGGGATGTGTTGCCTCGTGCTGGTGTTGCTCTACATGTACTACGATTATCTGG TGTACTTCTTCATCTGGATTTTCTGTCTCACCTCCTCCGTGGGTCTGTACCAGACTCTCTGGCTTTTGGTCTGCAGACTTCCTGTGGGAAAGTGCAG GGTTCCTGAGAACAAGCTGCCTTACTTAAAACAGAGGCCGGAGGTGCGGATGCTGTTgctgggtgtggtgtgtgtgagtgtgagcatcACCTGGGGTGTGTTCCGCAATGATGACCg gtgggCGTGGGTGCTGCAGGACACAATGGGCATGGCTTGCTGTCTCTACATGATGAAAATACTCACACTGCCCAGCTTCAGA GCATGCACACTGCTGCTTGTGTCTCTGTTAGTGTATGACGTCTTCTTCGTCTTTATCACACCTTACATCACTAag agtgggGAGAGCATCATGGTTGAAGTAGGTGGAGGTCCTTCTGATTCATCCTCACAGGAGAAGGTGAGACTCAtctcagtcagacagacag CTCCCGATGGTTCTGAAGGTTCCTTACCTGAACTTTTCTGCTGTGGTTCTGTGCAATCGTCCGTTTTTACTGCTGGGTTTAGGAGACATTTGTATTCCTG GTCTGCTCATAGCTTACTGCCACAGGGTGGATGTTCTTCTACACTCATCTCGGGTTTACTTCCTGGTCTCCACTGTGg ggtacAGTGTGGGTCTGGTCCTCAGCTTTGCGTGTGCATTACTGATGCGGGCGGCTCAGCCGGCTCTCCTCTACCTGGTGCCGTGTACTCTGCTGTGCAGCCTGGTGGTGGCGCTGTGGCGCTCCGAACTCAAACTCTTCTGGAACGGGGTTGTGTCTCTG CCTTCTcctgtctccatggcaaccgTCACTCAAACACTAACCTCCACCAACCAGGAGCCAGAAGAATGTGA
- the dapk3 gene encoding death-associated protein kinase 3: MAAFRQEDVERFYEMGEELGSGQFAIVRKCREKSSGVEYAAKFIKKRRLSSSRRGVSREEIEREVNILREIQHSNIITLHDIFENKTDVILILELVSGGELFDFLAEKESLSEEEATQFLKQILDGVHYLHSKHIAHFDLKPENIMLLDKNVPNPRIKLIDFGIAHQIKEGNEFKNIFGTPEFVAPEIVNYEPLGLEADMWSIGVITYILLSGASPFLGETKQETLTNISAVNYDFDEEYFSNTSELAKDFIRRLLVKDPKKRMTIQDSLEHPWIKVIKRRNVRQEDNSGRRGERRRLKTTRLKEYTIKSHSSMPPNNTYVNFERFSHVLEEIAVAEDALHQLERNRRVCRDDVTALLSIFEEKESWYKEENESISKELNRLRSEMQRAQSQRRHNQEETRNTTLATNALKRKFTRLEGKYDTLAEQVASEVRWVEELVRSIAVDNGDVHGTSLP; encoded by the exons ATGGCTGCTTTCAGACAGGAGGATGTGGAGAGGTTCTATGAGATGGGGGAGGAGCTGGGCAG tgggcAGTTTGCTATTGTGCGTAAGTGCCGTGAGAAGAGCTCGGGGGTGGAGTACGCTGCCAAGTTCATCAAGAAGCGGCGTTTATCATCGAGCAGGCGAGGAGTGAGCCGAGAGGAGATCGAGCGTGAGGTGAACATCCTGCGGGAGATCCAGCACAGCAACATCATCACGCTGCACGACATCTTCGAGAACAAGACAGACGTCATCCTCATCCTGGAGCTGGTGTCTGGAGGAGAGCTCTTTGATTTCCTTGCTGAGAAAGAGTCACTGAGTGAGGAGGAGGCCACGCAGTTCCTCAAGCAGATCCTGGATGGAGTTCATTACCTGCACTCCAAACACATCGCCCACTTCGACctcaaa ccGGAGAACATCATGCTGCTGGATAAAAACGTCCCCAATCCCAGGATCAAGCTGATCGACTTTGGCATCGCGCATCAGATCAAAGAAGGAAACGAGTTTAAAAACATCTTTGGAACACCAGAGTTTGTTG CTCCAGAGATCGTGAATTACGAGCCGCTCGGCCTGGAGGCAGACATGTG GAGCATCGGGGTCATTACATATATTTT gtTGAGTGGAGCTTCTCCTTTTCTTGGCGAGACCAAACAGGAAACACTGACCAACATCTCGGCTGTAAATTATGACTTTGATGAGGAATATTTCAGTAACACCAGTGAACTGGCCAAAGACTTCATACGCAGACTTCTGGTTAAAGACCcaaa GAAGAGGATGACCATACAGGACAGTCTGGAACATCCCTGGATCAAG GTGATAAAGCGCCGTAACGTGCGTCAGGAGGATAACAGCGGTCGCCGTGGTGAACGTCGGCGTTTGAAAACGACTCGTCTGAAGGAGTACACCATAAAGTCTCACTCCAGCATGCCTCCCAACAACACCTACGTCAACTTTGAGCGTTTCTCCCACGTGCTGGAGGAGATCGCCGTTGCCGAGGATGCGCTGCACCAGCTGGAGCGTAACCGTCGTGTCTGCCGCGATGACGTGACCGCACTGCTGTCCATCTTCGAGGAGAAGGAGAGCTGGTACAAGGAGGAGAACGAGAGCATCAGCAAAGAGCTGAACCGTCTCCGGTCCGAGATGCAGCGGGCTCAGAGTCAGCGCCGCCACAACCAGGAGGAGACGCGCAACACCACACTCGCCACTAACGCCCTCAAACGCAAGTTCACTCGCCTCGAGGGCAAGTATGACACGCTGGCAGAGCAGGTGGCTTCTGAAGTGCGCTGGGTAGAGGAGTTGGTGCGCTCCATTGCTGTCGACAACGGGGACGTGCACGGCACCAGCCTGCCGTGA
- the LOC113647074 gene encoding uncharacterized protein LOC113647074 codes for MVQSRTSGRGAGGGVCGWLVALLALWSMVSLVVIVVWATWTPRAGTRRCEGQRRNLLENMEGARVVWERERQTAERERQISTDIQTGLQREIHNITHTITHINQMLTHHLHTQAVMRENLTALQNKVQQYKRAVDKLTTEHTHCTVIMEEFQVNLTHEQHQLDSCSSLCDAARSRYAAAQSQRKACEIHTKYLHTQLQKCELRP; via the exons atggtgcAGTCCCGGACGTCGGGCAGAGGTGcaggaggtggtgtgtgtggctggCTGGTGGCGTTGCTGGCTCTGTGGTCCATGGTGTCACTGGTGGTGATTGTGGTGTGGGCCACGTGGACACCCCGGGCAGGGACAAGGCGGTGTGAGGGGCAGCGGCGCAACCTGCTGGAAAACATGGAGGGCGCGAGAGtggtgtgggagagagagagacagacagccgagagagagagacagatcagCACCGACATACAGACAGGACTGCAACGAGagatacacaacatcacacacaccatcacacacattaaCCAGATGCTCACACACCACCTGCACACACAG gcTGTGATGAGGGAGAATCTCACAGCTCTACAGAACAAGGTGCAGCAGTACAAACGTGCAGTGGACAAactcaccactgaacacacacactgcacag TGATAATGGAGGAGTTTCAGGTGAACTTAACTCATGAACAGCATCAGCTGGACTCGTGTTCGTCTCTCTGTGACGCTGCAAGGAGTCGATACGCCGCCGCTCAGAGTCAGAGAAAAGCCTGTGAAATACACACCAAATACCTGCACACACAACT TCAGAAGTGTGAGCTCAGACCCTGA